CCTGCTAGGTGTTTAAGTCTAGGCGCGGCGATGGAATTAGCGACAGTACACCACTTGCTAGAACAAGGACTGGTTTGGGGTTCTCAGCTGGCTGCTAATATTCCACAGGGCTATGTGATTTTAGGTGAGTGTGTTGTGGGAGGAACCACCACAGCCTTGGCAATTTTAACAGGCTTAGGTATCGAAGCTGTAGGAAAAGTTAACAGTAGCCATCCTGTTTGTAACCACGAACAAAAGTGGGCGGTGGTACAGGCTGGACTAGAGAAGTTGAGGGGCGGAGGGGGTGAGGAAGGGAAAGATTTTCTATCCCCAATGCAAAATCCGATTGATCCCCTGCATTTGGTAGCTGGGGTGGGTGATCCGATGCAAGTGGTGGTAGCAGGAATGGCGATCGCTGCTAGTCGCAGTTGTGGTGTTTTGCTGGCGGGTGGGACGCAAATGCTGGCGGTTTATGCTCTAATCAATGCGATCGCTCACAATTACGCTTTATCTTGGCGCCCTGAAGAGGTCGTCGTTGGCACAACCCGCTGGGTGGCAGAAGACCCCACTGGTGCTACGGTGGAATTAGCCCGCAGCATAAATAATCAGGGGAATACCCCTTGCCTACTGGCTACTGGGCTAAGTTTTGCTGATTCTCGTTATCCCCAACTCCAAGCCTATGAGCAGGGTTTTGTCAAGGAAGGTGTGGGCGCTGGAGGTGCGGGGATCGCTGCACATATAAGCTTGAATTGGCAGCAATCCCAGCTTTTGCAAGGGATTGAAGCACAACTTGATCGGCTGAGTAGGGTTGACTAAGCCAATTTTAGATTTTAGATTTTAGATTTTAGATTTTAGATTTTACATTGTTTCGGTACCTTGCAGCGGCAACGGATTAGAATCCCCGGACTTTAGGGATGGGGTAGATGTCAACTATAGAAATTAATGAATTCTTTCTCGGAGCAATTGTTCTTCCAAGGCCGCAATGCGATTGTATGCTGCGGTTAATTGCGCTGTGAGTCGTTGTATTTGAATTGCGGGTGTTAGGTGTTTATCTGTATCTTGACGATTTATGTCGGCATAAATGTCATCTACCAAAATATCCTTGTGTTCCAGTTGTGAATTGAAATTGATATTTCTCTTGAATTCGTAGGGCACAGCTTCGCTATTCGGCAAATAATTATCTCTTGGGTGCGTTTTGTTTAAAGAAGACTCTGATAAAGCTGCAGATACTTTGCTATCAAGCCGCTCAATCACTTGGTAGAGGGCATCCACTTTTTCGCCTAAAGTCAGGATTTGCTTCTGTAATGGCTCCATTTAATACCCTCAACCGCATAATGGCATAGTTTATTCTATGGTATTCAATTTACTCGCAATGTTAAGCATACTTATGAATTATTTAATTATTCATATTTTATTTTGTAATATGTTACGTAATTCATTAATCAGCAATATATCTTAGGACTTACGCACTCGTTATGAAAAATCAAGGGTTTAGGTTGGGCATGGGGCATGGGGCATAGGGCATAGGGCATAGGGCAGGAAAAATTCACCAATGCCCTATGCCCTATGCCCCATGCCCTAAAGAATTAATCAAGATTGAACGCACCCCATCTAAATCAAAGATTATAGATGGGGATTCGTGCGCTAAGAAGCTGTAATACTTCTTGAGCGTTACCAGGGTTACTGGCGTTCTCAGTGTGTCGTTAGAACTTTCGCTGACGTTGGCGAAGCCTGCGCTCCGCGCATACACCCTAGTAAAAAGTATTATTAATATAATGACTTTTTACTCGTTATAAACAATTAGTGAAATTGGTCTATGTCTCCGGCTGTAAAGCTTTTACAGTACCGCAAAAACTAATTATTAGAATTATAGCATGAAAGAATAATTGTTGCTGCGCGTTTTATACATGTGTAGCTTACCACACCTAAAATGTAGATATTTTTATAGTATTTTTAGGTGGGGACTGCGCGAAACATTTTTGTTCAATGAGAGTAATCTCAAGCGCTATACTGAACATGCGGTTCTTTCAAGTCCAAAATCGATGGATCGACGGTCTTTTTTGCTCAGTACAAGTGGACTAGCACTTTCACAGATGCTGATTGGCTGTAATGGAAACAAGCAGACGCAGCTCAAAGTACAGTTATTAAAAGGTTCTATACCTAGTCTGGTAGTTAATGAGTTTGACAAAAGGTTGGGAAAAAAGGTAGACTTAAAGTTTGCCCCCTCAGAGCAAATACAGGATTTATTTAAGCAATTACAAAGTTGGCAGCAACGACCAAAAGCCACTGATGAGAAGGGATGGAATCGTTTTATACCATTTGGGCAAGGTCAAAAAACGCCTGTAGCAAACCTAGTGACATTGGGGGATTACTGGCTAAAAGCAGCAATTGAACAGAAACTGATTCAACCTCTAGAAGCGGTGGAGGTAAAACAGTGGTCTACTTTAGATGACAAGTGGAAAAAACTGGTAACGCGCAACGACCAAGGTAATCTAGATGGTCAAGGAAAAGTTTGGGCAGCTCCCTACCGCTGGGGTAGTACAGTTATAGTTTACAATCGTGACAAGTTTGAAAAATTGGGTTGGACGCCAAAAGATTGGAGTGATTTGTGGCGCACTGAACTGCGATCGCAAATTTCCCTCTTAAATCATCCACGAGAAGTGATTGGTTTAGTTTTAAAGAAGCTAGGAAAATCATATAATACAGAGAATCTTGACCAAGTTCCCAACTTGGAACAGGAACTACAAACATTGAACCAACAGGTAAAGTTCTACAGTTCCAATACCTACCTACAACCCCTAATCCTCGGAGATACTTGGTTAGCAGTTGGTTGGTCTGACGATGTAGTATCTGTTCTGGCGCGTTATCCCCAACTGGCTGCAGTTATTCCTCAATCAGGAACAGCATTGTGGACAGATTTATGGGTATGTCCGGCTGGTGTTGCCAAAGATCCTCTATCATATCAATGGATTGATTATTGTTTGCAACCAAGCGCTGCTAAACAAATTTCTCTGTTGACCAAAAGTAATTCACCAATTCCGACTAATATTGTTCCATCTGATATTCAGCAATCATTACAAAACCTGTTACTGAGCAATCGTGAAGTTTTGGACAAAAGTGAATTTTTGCTTCCCTTATCTGTTGCGATAGTCAAGCAATACGAGTCTTTATTCACGAAAATCAAAGTTAGTTAGGGATTAGGGATTAGGGATTAGGGATTAGGGATTAGGGATTAGGTATTAGGGAGAAAGTTTTCCGATCCAAAAAAGCTAACAAATGCTAACAAATGTCCGCTTTTTCTTCCTGCTTCAACCTGGAAGTGTCGGCACTATCCAGTCCACAGGCTAACACGGTCAATCTGACCGCTTCTTTTCTTAAATTAATAGCAGCATTCAAATCTCTGTTACACTCAAAACCGCAGTTATCACACTGGAACACTCTTTGAGACAGTGACAGAGATGATTTTTTCTCACCACAATTAGAGCAAGTTTTACTACTAGGATAAAATCTATCCACAATGACTAACTTGCTCCCATATAGTTGAGTTTTGTATTCTAACTGACGACGAAACTCATAAAAACCCATATCAGCTATAGCTTTAGACAACTTACCATTAGCTAACATCCCTGATACATTTAAATCTTCTATCCCTATGACTGCGTGGTTTTTGCTGATATAGGTGGTGATTTTATGTAATGTGTCTTTCCGAATGTTGGCTATTTTTTGATGTAGTCTGGCTATTTTTATTTGGGCTTTTCTATAATTACTTGAACCCACTTGTTTATGCCGATTCAAGTATTGCATTTTCGCTAGTTTTTGCTCAGACTTTTTATAACTTTTTGCTCCTTCAAATACTTCTGTTGTTGATAATATTGCTAGATGATTTATACCTAGGTCAACTCCGACAAATTCTTCCTTTTTAGGGGTGTTGCTGGTTTCTAATGCTATTTTCCAGGAAATAAACCACTTGTTAGCTTGTTTACTGATTGTGACTGATTTTGGTTTATATCCAAACGGTAAAAGTTCATAGGTTTTCAACCACCCAATTACTGGAACTCTTATCTTCTTATGGTCTATGTGAATTGCACCATCTAATGTAAAAGAATCATTTCTACCTTTTTTCTTGAAGTTGGGAAACCCTTTAACTTTGTTGAAAAAAGATTTAAAGGCATCTGACAAATATCTTAATGCGTACTGAGGAGCGCATTTTGATACTTCATAATACCAAGGATGGGTAGATTTAACTGCTGCTACTAACCATTTATGTAAATCTATGGCTGTAGGAAATTTAATTTTCTCATCAGGGTTTGTCCGATTATGTATGAGTACCTGTTGACATAATGCTAAACCTTGATTCCACGCATGTCTGGCTACTCCTGCGTGTTGTGCCAGTAGTAGACGTTGTTGTTTGTTTACCTTCAGTTGTGTCTTGAATCCTAGTATCATGATTGTATTTTACAGCCAAATGCCAAAGTAGTTACTCATAGCAGATGACTTGGCGTCGGAGCATAAGTGATTAATTGGTAGTAATTGTTAGCTTTTCAGTTACTGTTAATTAACCCCCAGTCCCCAGTCCCCAGCGATGCACTGAGCTTGCCGAAGTGTCCCCAGCGATGCACTGAGCTTGCCGAAGTGTCCCCAGCGATGCACTGAGCTTGCCGAAGTGTCCCCAGCGATGCACTGAGCTTGCCGAAGTGTCCCCAGTCCCCACCTTACAGAGAACGGCGCCACCCTAATTTATTTTGAGCATTCATCTCGATAGTGCAAAATGCTGGACTTGTATTAAAGTTACAAGTGTAAGCTGCCAAAAATTCTTTTTGATAATTGAAAACC
The Gloeotrichia echinulata CP02 DNA segment above includes these coding regions:
- the cobT gene encoding nicotinate mononucleotide-dependent phosphoribosyltransferase CobT: MTTDLIRIYTQIAQGKAWIAKYRGRLPIFACVLGFTETGLIPGISAAGRTPEDRKFTACADAEFLYYGAEHKPVYPLPPLAAGASPVVISRAVVEALKMPVYLFNAGLPYPCAVPTIDLGGTPARCLSLGAAMELATVHHLLEQGLVWGSQLAANIPQGYVILGECVVGGTTTALAILTGLGIEAVGKVNSSHPVCNHEQKWAVVQAGLEKLRGGGGEEGKDFLSPMQNPIDPLHLVAGVGDPMQVVVAGMAIAASRSCGVLLAGGTQMLAVYALINAIAHNYALSWRPEEVVVGTTRWVAEDPTGATVELARSINNQGNTPCLLATGLSFADSRYPQLQAYEQGFVKEGVGAGGAGIAAHISLNWQQSQLLQGIEAQLDRLSRVD
- a CDS encoding extracellular solute-binding protein, with the translated sequence MDRRSFLLSTSGLALSQMLIGCNGNKQTQLKVQLLKGSIPSLVVNEFDKRLGKKVDLKFAPSEQIQDLFKQLQSWQQRPKATDEKGWNRFIPFGQGQKTPVANLVTLGDYWLKAAIEQKLIQPLEAVEVKQWSTLDDKWKKLVTRNDQGNLDGQGKVWAAPYRWGSTVIVYNRDKFEKLGWTPKDWSDLWRTELRSQISLLNHPREVIGLVLKKLGKSYNTENLDQVPNLEQELQTLNQQVKFYSSNTYLQPLILGDTWLAVGWSDDVVSVLARYPQLAAVIPQSGTALWTDLWVCPAGVAKDPLSYQWIDYCLQPSAAKQISLLTKSNSPIPTNIVPSDIQQSLQNLLLSNREVLDKSEFLLPLSVAIVKQYESLFTKIKVS
- a CDS encoding transposase; its protein translation is MILGFKTQLKVNKQQRLLLAQHAGVARHAWNQGLALCQQVLIHNRTNPDEKIKFPTAIDLHKWLVAAVKSTHPWYYEVSKCAPQYALRYLSDAFKSFFNKVKGFPNFKKKGRNDSFTLDGAIHIDHKKIRVPVIGWLKTYELLPFGYKPKSVTISKQANKWFISWKIALETSNTPKKEEFVGVDLGINHLAILSTTEVFEGAKSYKKSEQKLAKMQYLNRHKQVGSSNYRKAQIKIARLHQKIANIRKDTLHKITTYISKNHAVIGIEDLNVSGMLANGKLSKAIADMGFYEFRRQLEYKTQLYGSKLVIVDRFYPSSKTCSNCGEKKSSLSLSQRVFQCDNCGFECNRDLNAAINLRKEAVRLTVLACGLDSADTSRLKQEEKADIC